NNNNNNNNNNNNNNNNNNNNNNNNNNNNNNNNNNNNNNNNNNNNNNNNNNNNNNNNNNNNNNNNNNNNNNNNNNNNNNNNNNNNNNNNNNNNNNNNNNNNNNNNNNNNNNNNNNNNNNNNNNNNNNNNNNNNNNNNNNNNNNNNNNNNNNNNNNNNNNNNCTNNNNNNNNNNNNNNNNNNNNNNNNNNNNNNNNNNNNNNNNNNNNNNNNNNNNNNNNNNNNNNNNNNNNNNNNNNNNNNNNNNNNNNNNNNNNNNNNNNNNGGCGTAAGTAGTGATCTGTGCCACATTTCGAGCCCTGTTTTCCTCGAAGATATGattgacaaagaaaaagacatggAGGGGCTGGCGGCAACTCAGGCAACGAAAATACCCATATGNNNNNNNNNNNNNNNNNNNNNNNNNNNNNNNNNNNNNNGTCGCAGTCAGAGGAAGTCGTCGTCGCGGATCGCGGAGAAGTACGGGCTGCGGCCGCGCACCGTCGTCCGCAGACTGCAGACGGAGAAGGGCCGCGACGACCTCCCCAGCGCCAGCAGCAAGGCGCCCCGGATCCGGCCGCCGCCGCTGTCCAAGTACCGGCGCAAGACGGCCAACGCCCGCGAGCGCCACCGCATGAAGGAGATCAACGACGCCTTCGAGACGCTCCGGCGCGTGCTGCCCGACATCTNNNNNNNNNNNNNNNNNNNNNNNATGACCAAGATCACCACGCTCAAGCTCGCCGTCAACTACATCCGCGCCCTGTCGCACATCCTGCAGGACGGACACCCGGGCGACATCTCCTTCTTCGACGGCCTCGGGATCGACGACCTCACCATCGAGNNNNNNNNNNNNNNNNNNNNNNNNNNNNNNNNNNNNNNNNNNNNNNNNNNNNNNNNNNNNGCCTTCCAGCAGGGCTTCCCGACGCCCTCCGTGGCCCTCCCCTCCTGCTCCGCCTCCGCCGCGGGTCGAGGCTCGTCGGGCAGCAGCAGCGACCTGAGCGACCTCCTCTCCGACGACTCCTGCGTCTTCGAGGACAACCTCGACGCCTTCGATGACATCCCCGCCCTCCCGGAGGCCGACCCCTTCGCCCTGCTCCTGAACCCCGAGGAGGAGGCCCTCGCACTCACGAGCTAGGGCAGTGGTCGAGCAGGACAGCTCACCCGTTCCTGGAAGTAGAATGTCGCGTTCGGCGCGCGTAGAGTTTATCCTCCTATTGGATGTTGAGAGCAAGGATCGTGTTGAGATCATGTTGAGAACATGTTGCCTCTCCGCCCCTCCGCCTTCCCCATGACGTCAGAATCGCTAGGATCACCACAGCGATCTATCTCTACGCTATATGACTCACTTCGTCTTCCTGTACGCTTTGCTCACGTCCATTTTATCAGCTGTGATTCAAAGATCCGCTCGTGTCCATCAGTGTGAATGCTGACAAGATTGTTACGCTTCTCGTGTTCCACATAAACCCTGTTTTAGAGGAAGCGCCTTCGATTTCTCACAAGCCTTATCCCGGTGGTTGATATTATGACACTGTTATTTgaaggtgtgttttttttctgacgtCAACTTTAACTAAAACTTTTGCTGGTTTGAACTCTTCTTGAAAATATTTTTCCTGTTGTTTCTCTCAACATTTTTTCATAAGAGAAATATCTTGACAACTCTTATCAATTTTCgtcgtatatacgtatataattctaaattcttccttttcttctacagAATTATGTCACTATGTAGACATAGTTAGGGTGAACCAAGCAATGTAATTAGAGGAAAAATACAGTAGGAAAACAGTGAACAAATGTTTTTAgttgtacatttttattttaggttcGTTATCACTTTTGTTTCCGTAGCTGGGTGATTTAACAGACAGATGTACAGTATTTATATAGTTGAATTtcaattacatgtatataacttCCCTTTCTCCTATACGTTTTAAGCAAGTGTCCTAAAgttaaaataaagttaaaaatcaACTTTACATGTTATTTAAGTATCTTTATATTTTCCACAGTGTTAGAAAATGTACTTCCCTGTCCCGATAGTGTTTCGTGTCGTCTACTGTCAGCGATTCTAGTCTAAGTTCGTAATTTTAGCATGGGAAGTACAGACACAGGTGTGGTGGCAAAAAGGAAAAGTCCGGAAGCTAGAGACAGGTGTTATGAAATGGAATTTTGAAAGACGATGTGAAAGAAACGAAGAACGATAAAAAAANNNNNNNNNNNNNNNNNNNNNNNNNNNNNNGGCAGAACAAagaaactagataaaaaaaaaagaagataagttaCAGCGTTAGCAGCAGATTGAAGATTTTGTTCTTCCTAAGTTTAAGGAGGCTATTTTTTGCATTTGATAATGTTGACCTGTTTTGTGATTTTGAGAAAGCAAAATTCGACAATCAAGGAAGGAAATACTGTAGATATACCGAGAACAGTTCAAAGAAGCAAAataaattgtgatgatgatttaCAGTAGTGTATCCTAAACCACTGTATCCTAGACTTACTGTATGCCTGAAATAATGTATCCTACAAGTACTGCATGCCAGAAATACTGTATCCTCGGAATATTGTCTCTAAAACACTATTTCCTGGAAATGTTATAGCCCAGAAATACTGTCTGCCTGAATTAATTTATCCTCGGAGCGCTGTATGCTTAAAATGCTGTATCCTAGAATACCGTATGCCTACCGTAGAGTTCTGTTACTACCAAGGATGTGCCATATCATGTACAAAGGTGTAAAGTCCAGAGGTTTTAGAGAGTCAAACACGTGGGATGCataattatgaatgtatatacaggtAGAAGTCCTTCACAGTTTTGTATTTGATatcgttagattttttttccaataaatgcGGGTGATATGTTGCATGAGTATTATTTCTGAGTTGATTACCATTTACATATATCTTANNNNNNNNNNNNNNNNNNNNNNNNNNNNNNNNNNNNNNNNNNNNNNNNNNNNNNNNNNNNNNNNNNNNNNNNNNNNNNctacatatatattagtagcaTATCTCATCTTGATATGTTTTGATCTGTTGTAAGGNNNNNNNNNNNNNNNNNNNNNNNNNNNNNNNNNNNNNNNNNNNNNNNNNNNNNNNNNNNNNNNNNNNNNNNNNNNNNNNNNNNNNNNNNNNNNNNNNNNNNNNNNNNNNNNNNNNNNNNNNNNNNNNNNNNNNNNNNNNNNNNNNNNNNNNNNNNNNNNNNNNNNNNNNNNNNNNNNNNNNNNNNNNNNNNNNNNNNNNNNNNNNNNNNNNNNNNNNNNNNNNNNNNNNNNNNNNNNNNNNNNNNNNNNNNNNNNNNNNNNNNNNNNNNNNNNNNNNNNNNNNNNNNNNNNNNNNNNNNNNNNNNNNNNNNNNNNNNNNNNNNNNNNNNNNNNNNNNNNNNNNNNNNNNNNNNNNNNNNNNNNNNNNNNNNNNNNNNNNNNNNNNNNNNNNNNNNNNNNNNNNNNNNNNNNNNNNNNNNNNNNNNNNNNNNNNNNNNNNNNNNNNNNNNNNNNNNNNNNNNNNNNNNNNNNNNNNNNNNNNNNNNNNNNNNNNNNNNNNNNNNNNNNNNNNNNNNNNNNNNNNNNNNNNNNNNNNNNNNNNNNNNNNNNNNNNNNNNNNNNNNNNNNNNNNNNNNNNNNNNNNNNNNNNNNNNNNNNNNNNNNNNNNNNNNNNNNNNNNNNNNNNNNNNNNNNNNNNNNNNNNNNNNNNNNNNNNNNNNNNNNNNNNNNNNNNNNNNNNNNNNNNNNNNNNNNNNNNNNNNNNNNNNNNNNNNNNNNNNNNNNNNNNNNNNNNNNNNNNNNNNNNNNNNNNNNNNNNNNNNNNNNNNNNNNNNNNNNNNNNNNNNNNNNNNNNNNNNNNNNNNNNNNNNNNNNNNNNNNNNNNNNNNNNNNNNNNNNNNNNNNNNNNNNNNNNNNNNNNNNNNNNNNNNNNNNNNNNNNNNNNNNNNNNNNNNNNNNNNNNNNNNNNNNNNNNNNNNNNNNNNNNNNNNNNNNNNNNNNNNNNNNNNNNNNNNNNNNNNNNNNNNNNNNNNNNNNNNNNNNNNNNNNNNNNNNNNNNNNNNNNNNNNNNNNNNNNNNNNNNNNNNNNNNNNNNNNNNNNNNNNNNNNNNNNNNNNNNNNNNNNNNNNNNNNNNNNNNNNNNNNNNNNNNNNNNNNNNNNNNNNNNNNNNNNNNNNNNNNNNNNNNNNNNNNNNNNNNNNNNNNNNNNNNNNNNNNNNNNNNNNNNNNNNNNNNNNNNNNNNNNNNNNNNNNNNNNNNNNNNNNNNNNNTAGTACAAAAGAGATCATTTTCTCCAAGCTGATTTGCATACATCAGTCCGTATTAACAAAGTATTCTTTCTGCCTCGCTATAACCGCCCTCGAGTTTAGAATGTTCCAACACTTGTTACACTGGTCGGACATACTTGTAGCAAAAAGCAGTTTGTAATGATTTATTGTCAAATGCATAGGNNNNNNNNNNNNNNNNNNNNNNNNNNNNNNNNNNNNNNNNNNNNNNNNNNNNNNNNNNNNNNNNNNNNNNNNNNNNNNNNNNNNNNNNNNNNNNNNNNNNNNNNNNNNNNNNNNNNNNNNNNNNNNNNNNNNNNNNNNNNNNNNNNNNNNNNNNNNNNNNNNNNNNNNNNNNNNNNNNNNNNNNNNNNNNNNNNNNNNNNNNNNNNNNNNNNNNNNNNNNNNNNNNNNNNNNNNNNNNNNNNNNNNNNNNNNNNNNNNNNNNNNNNNNNNNNNNNNNNNNNNNNNNNNNNNNNNNNNNNNNNNNNNNNNNNNNNNNNNNNNNNNNNNNNNNNNNNNNNNNNNNNNNNNNNNNNNNNNNNNNNNNNNNNNNNNNNNNNNNNNNNNNNNNNNNNNNNNNNNNNNNNNNNNNNNNNNNNNNNNNNNNNNNNNNNNNNNNNNNNNNNNNNNNNNNNNNNNNNNNNNNNNNNNNNNNNNNNNNNNNNNNNNNNNNNNNNNNNNNNNNNNNNNNNNNNNNNNNNNNNNNNNNNNNNNNNNN
This Penaeus monodon isolate SGIC_2016 chromosome 19, NSTDA_Pmon_1, whole genome shotgun sequence DNA region includes the following protein-coding sequences:
- the LOC119584942 gene encoding uncharacterized protein LOC119584942; translated protein: MIDKEKDMEGLAATQATKIPIXXXXXXXXXXXXXXRSQRKSSSRIAEKYGLRPRTVVRRLQTEKGRDDLPSASSKAPRIRPPPLSKYRRKTANARERHRMKEINDAFETLRRVLPDIXXXXXXXXMTKITTLKLAVNYIRALSHILQDGHPGDISFFDGLGIDDLTIEXXXXXXXXXXXXXXXXXXXXAFQQGFPTPSVALPSCSASAAGRGSSGSSSDLSDLLSDDSCVFEDNLDAFDDIPALPEADPFALLLNPEEEALALTS